The DNA sequence TCTTATTGTAAGGGAGATAGATAGTATGTCAAGCTATACGAATATAAATTTGGAGAATTATAATACCTTTTCCTCCCCAAAAGCTCAAAGAATTTACGAAGTTCTATTAGATAAATTTTTATCGCAGCAAAGATTTAAAAAAGAAGAAGAAATTTTGACGAAATGGTTTGATGTTTCTTCTTTATATAAAATATTAAACGTTAGAAATAAAACACCTTATAAAGATTTTAAAAAATTTTACATTAAAAAAGCAATTGAAAATATAAATAAAAAAGAACTTGAATTTAAAATAGTTTCTTTTGAAGAACACAAAGAGAACAGAAGAATTACAAAAGTAAGATTTATATTAAAAGCAAATAAACAAAGTAAAAATCTTTTACAAAAAACTTCAAACCCGCTTGAAATAATAAGAGAAAAAGTGCAAAATGAAGAAATAACATTTGCCGAATTTGTCTCTTCTCTTAGAAAGCTTAGAAATATTCAAATTTGTAATAAATTACCTTTTTACAAACCTTATTTAGTTTTAAGGGTTAATAACTTATCATTCTTAGAATTATATAATCCTGAAAATAATGAAGTTATAGAACTTGACAATAAAGATGTAAATAACATCAGAAAATATTTATATGAAAATCCTAAGAAGATAGGAGCAATTGAGAAAATTGACGTTGAGGTAGAAAAAATAAAAGAAAAAACGATAGGAAAAATTTATCATTTTAAAAAGAAAAAATTTAACTATTGCGTAAAGATTGAAAATGTTAAGAAGGAAGAGAAACAAATAACATTTATCGGAACCGAGTTAATTACCGGCAAAAAAGATTTCTATATGAAAATAAACAAAAACGAACTCGATAAATTTATCTCTTCTCTTAAAAACGAAATAGACATAGAGGAAGTAAAAAAAGAAAACGAAATTATTAAAGAGGAAAAATTAAGGGATTTTTATCAAAAGCATATAAACAAAGTTGAAAGTTTTATAAAAGAGTTAGAAAAAAAATCCGCTGAAATAGCGAATAAAATGCTGCAATATGATGAGAGCTCTAAAGAATATGAGGAATTAGCTAAAGAATTAACTCATAACGATAGTGTTTTAGTTTCTTTTTCAAATGCTTATTATAATAATGAGGTATTTCGTTTGAATGCAAAAAATCTTGAATTGTTTGAGAAGTATGTCATTTCAGGAGAACTATAAATAAAAAAATTATAAATACAACGTAGAGAAATTTTATTATGTTAATGGTGGAGCCCCTTTTTCTCCCTGACTTCTCTATCTAAAACCCTTGACAAATATCCCCATTAAGTATATAATAAGCAAAAAGTAAGTATATTGAAAGGGGTAAATATGAAAGAATTAGAAAAAATTGTAGAATATATAGAACAAATAAAAATAGCAACCGAACTGCAAGCACTTGAAATTGATAATTGTAAAAAAATGCTTGAAAAAAACGAATTGAGCTTGGAGGATTTAGATTTAAAATCTGCTGAGCTTATTGATTATTTTGTTGATAAACTTGACGAAAGTATAAACGAGCTTATTAAAAACAAAAATAAATAAATAACTTCTTCTAAGCTCTCCTTATTCTTCTTTTACAATTTAAAACAATAAAAAAATATAATTTTTTTATAA is a window from the Caminibacter pacificus genome containing:
- a CDS encoding replication initiation protein, which gives rise to MNIVNIPNKVIYDLYNKEMTPLQRRCFLIFIQNAKHQLKEIKKIKKDIIKESADFPSFWEQYLNNNILFFTFSLKELKRLVKLGKRPEKELIKLLYEMKTIELNTIEKDGEIGIYKIEDILDKTTGFEEIRLGQVVPEVVITKDNVKYALSPLIVREIDSMSSYTNINLENYNTFSSPKAQRIYEVLLDKFLSQQRFKKEEEILTKWFDVSSLYKILNVRNKTPYKDFKKFYIKKAIENINKKELEFKIVSFEEHKENRRITKVRFILKANKQSKNLLQKTSNPLEIIREKVQNEEITFAEFVSSLRKLRNIQICNKLPFYKPYLVLRVNNLSFLELYNPENNEVIELDNKDVNNIRKYLYENPKKIGAIEKIDVEVEKIKEKTIGKIYHFKKKKFNYCVKIENVKKEEKQITFIGTELITGKKDFYMKINKNELDKFISSLKNEIDIEEVKKENEIIKEEKLRDFYQKHINKVESFIKELEKKSAEIANKMLQYDESSKEYEELAKELTHNDSVLVSFSNAYYNNEVFRLNAKNLELFEKYVISGEL